A window of the Armatimonadota bacterium genome harbors these coding sequences:
- a CDS encoding GNAT family N-acetyltransferase: MGCRAVDEIVSVLDRYFSIFLGTDRRTVEPGTVRLVSSPMREIEDTFWEYVRLVLCGTAFRRGVISVHNALYEDAKELVPPGADPSIIFDPIFQQEMITLTRRKLSHLGDIQPFKGFVFYCTPQTLRFHPNYEVRQVMPDDRHKFMLLAGDERMLKYMWDNIYWSVCQGTAYGILRHGYYVSFAAEYKIPYMQDEVGEVLILTGEEYRGRGYGKSCVSAVTKAVQDSGRVPLYRVDENNTASVRTAKSLGYRIYSEWFSCRLVSKNC, translated from the coding sequence GTGGGTTGTCGAGCTGTGGACGAGATCGTCTCCGTTCTGGATCGCTACTTTTCCATCTTCCTGGGCACGGACCGCCGCACGGTGGAGCCCGGGACCGTTCGACTCGTCTCCTCGCCGATGCGTGAGATCGAGGACACCTTCTGGGAGTACGTCCGGCTTGTACTGTGCGGAACCGCATTTCGCCGGGGAGTAATCTCGGTACACAACGCGCTCTACGAGGACGCCAAGGAACTCGTGCCACCGGGCGCCGATCCTTCCATCATCTTCGATCCGATCTTCCAGCAGGAGATGATCACTCTCACCCGCAGGAAGCTCTCTCACCTCGGAGACATCCAGCCTTTCAAAGGGTTCGTCTTCTACTGCACGCCGCAGACCCTCAGGTTTCATCCTAACTACGAGGTCCGGCAGGTGATGCCCGACGACAGGCACAAGTTCATGCTGCTGGCGGGCGATGAGCGGATGCTCAAGTACATGTGGGACAACATTTACTGGTCGGTATGCCAGGGCACGGCTTACGGGATACTCAGGCACGGCTACTACGTATCATTCGCGGCGGAGTACAAGATTCCGTACATGCAGGACGAGGTCGGCGAGGTGCTGATCCTGACGGGAGAGGAGTACCGGGGCCGCGGGTACGGCAAGTCGTGCGTATCGGCGGTCACTAAGGCCGTGCAGGACTCCGGGCGCGTGCCGCTCTACCGCGTAGACGAGAACAACACTGCGTCGGTGCGGACCGCGAAGTCGCTGGGATACCGGATCTACTCCGAGTGGTTCTCCTGCAGGCTGGTGTCGAAGAATTGTTGA
- the mtnA gene encoding S-methyl-5-thioribose-1-phosphate isomerase, which translates to MQDDIRPVDLVDGKVRLIDQTLIPDQLRFVECADYREVADAIRAMVVRGAPAIGVAAALGIALGARGIEADDPAEFIRRLEQIAGEFRSTRPTAVNLFWAIDRMLDTAREHLDKPLDEMKVVLTAAATAILSDDIDVNRAIGRNGAELLDDDCTVLTHCNAGALATAGYGTALGVIRAAFESGKRIRVLADETRPRLQGMKLTAWELSRIGVPVTIITDGMAGWAMSSGAVDCVIVGADRIAANGDTANKIGTYGLAVLAKAHEIPFYVAAPISTVDFSIPDGSRIPIEERDEREVTHIGGVRLAPEGVRAWNPAFDVTPAGYVTAFITEKGVLRPAKLAVSGGL; encoded by the coding sequence ATGCAGGACGACATCCGGCCGGTCGATCTTGTTGACGGCAAGGTCAGGCTGATTGACCAGACCCTCATCCCCGATCAGCTCAGGTTCGTCGAGTGCGCCGACTACCGAGAGGTGGCCGACGCCATCCGCGCGATGGTCGTGCGAGGCGCTCCCGCCATCGGCGTTGCGGCGGCGCTCGGGATCGCACTGGGAGCGCGCGGCATCGAGGCTGATGATCCCGCGGAGTTCATTCGCCGTCTCGAGCAGATCGCCGGCGAGTTTCGTTCCACCCGCCCGACCGCCGTCAACCTCTTCTGGGCGATAGACCGCATGCTCGACACCGCACGGGAGCACCTCGACAAGCCTCTCGACGAGATGAAGGTCGTCCTCACAGCCGCGGCGACCGCCATCCTCTCGGACGACATAGACGTAAACCGTGCCATCGGACGGAACGGCGCCGAGTTGCTCGACGACGACTGCACCGTCCTGACCCACTGCAACGCCGGCGCTCTCGCCACTGCAGGATACGGCACCGCCCTCGGCGTCATCCGCGCGGCGTTCGAGTCGGGCAAGCGGATCAGGGTTCTCGCCGACGAGACGCGCCCGCGCCTCCAGGGCATGAAACTCACTGCCTGGGAGCTTTCGCGCATCGGCGTGCCCGTAACGATCATTACCGACGGCATGGCGGGGTGGGCGATGTCCAGCGGCGCGGTGGACTGCGTGATCGTCGGGGCCGACCGGATAGCGGCGAACGGAGACACGGCGAACAAGATCGGCACATACGGGCTGGCGGTACTGGCGAAGGCGCACGAGATACCCTTCTACGTCGCGGCCCCGATCTCCACTGTGGACTTCAGTATCCCGGACGGCTCGCGCATCCCCATCGAGGAGCGCGACGAGCGAGAGGTAACCCATATCGGCGGAGTGCGCCTCGCCCCAGAGGGAGTCCGCGCCTGGAACCCGGCGTTCGACGTGACTCCGGCGGGATACGTTACAGCCTTCATAACAGAGAAGGGCGTCCTTCGGCCCGCGAAGCTTGCGGTATCCGGCGGTCTGTGA
- a CDS encoding S-methyl-5'-thioadenosine phosphorylase, which produces MSDNRAEIGVYGGSGFYEFLSDVEEIEVETPYGPPSDLVAIATVAGRRVAFLPRHGRRHALPPHMIPYRANAWAMKELGVTRIIGPAAVGSLQPHIKPGDFVVCDQFVDRTSGRADTFYDGPDVVHVMGAEPYCGRMRALAVESIKSHGIPVHEHGTVVVIQGPRFSTRAESSWFTKMGWDVVNMTQHPEVILARELGMCYVNISLITDYDAGCVGQAGVEPVNAGEVVRVLKQNNERVRSVILDMIERMEAGSCPECLAAMEHARLE; this is translated from the coding sequence ATGAGCGACAATCGCGCCGAGATCGGCGTGTACGGCGGTTCCGGTTTCTACGAGTTCCTCTCCGATGTCGAGGAGATCGAGGTTGAGACTCCCTATGGGCCACCGAGCGATCTCGTGGCAATTGCGACTGTCGCCGGGAGGCGGGTGGCATTTCTCCCGCGCCACGGACGGCGGCATGCCCTTCCTCCACACATGATCCCGTACCGCGCAAACGCCTGGGCAATGAAGGAACTCGGCGTGACGCGCATCATCGGCCCGGCGGCGGTCGGAAGCCTGCAGCCTCACATCAAGCCGGGTGACTTCGTGGTCTGCGACCAGTTCGTTGACCGAACGAGCGGCCGGGCGGACACCTTCTACGATGGTCCCGATGTTGTCCATGTCATGGGCGCGGAGCCGTACTGCGGTCGGATGCGCGCGCTGGCGGTCGAGTCCATCAAGTCGCACGGCATTCCCGTCCACGAACACGGCACGGTCGTCGTCATCCAGGGGCCGAGATTCTCCACCCGCGCGGAAAGCTCCTGGTTCACGAAGATGGGCTGGGACGTGGTGAACATGACCCAGCACCCCGAGGTGATTCTGGCCCGCGAACTCGGGATGTGCTACGTCAACATCTCCCTCATCACGGACTACGATGCGGGCTGCGTCGGCCAGGCAGGCGTCGAGCCGGTCAATGCGGGAGAAGTCGTCAGGGTGCTCAAGCAGAACAACGAGCGGGTGCGCAGCGTCATCCTCGACATGATCGAACGGATGGAGGCCGGCTCCTGCCCGGAGTGCCTCGCTGCGATGGAGCACGCCCGACTGGAGTAG
- the rnc gene encoding ribonuclease III produces MPLSDFQKLARRLKIKKADQPLLRQALTHKSYLGETCGAECNERMEFLGDSVLGLVVAEHLYSRFADKPEGDLAKAKAVAVSEPILAVAARKIGLAPGLLLSMGEESSGGRDRPSILADAFEALIAAVYLIGGMEDARRLILRSLGPLLNDIEREEHHRNYKSLLQEISQSRYKKAPEYFVVSSSGADHDKTFLVEARLSGEALGTGSGKSKKQAEQAAALNALEHPKFAASCKESSK; encoded by the coding sequence ATGCCACTCAGCGATTTCCAGAAACTCGCGCGAAGGCTGAAGATCAAGAAGGCCGATCAGCCTCTGCTTCGGCAGGCTCTCACGCATAAGTCCTACCTGGGCGAAACGTGCGGCGCCGAGTGCAACGAGAGGATGGAGTTTCTCGGCGATTCGGTGCTCGGCCTGGTGGTTGCCGAGCATCTTTACTCCCGGTTCGCCGACAAGCCTGAGGGCGATCTCGCCAAGGCCAAGGCAGTCGCGGTCAGCGAACCGATCCTTGCCGTCGCCGCGAGGAAGATCGGGCTCGCCCCGGGGCTCCTTCTCAGCATGGGCGAGGAGTCGTCCGGGGGGCGCGACAGACCCTCGATACTCGCCGACGCCTTTGAGGCATTGATCGCCGCCGTCTATCTCATCGGCGGGATGGAGGACGCCCGCCGGCTGATACTTCGATCCCTCGGTCCGCTCCTCAATGACATCGAGCGCGAGGAGCACCACCGCAACTACAAATCGCTTCTTCAGGAGATCAGCCAGAGCCGCTACAAGAAGGCCCCCGAGTATTTCGTCGTTTCCTCGTCCGGGGCCGATCACGACAAGACGTTTCTGGTCGAGGCCCGCCTCAGCGGAGAGGCTCTCGGGACCGGATCCGGCAAGAGCAAGAAGCAGGCCGAGCAGGCGGCCGCGCTCAATGCACTCGAGCATCCGAAGTTTGCGGCATCCTGTAAGGAGTCATCGAAATGA
- a CDS encoding pyridoxal phosphate-dependent aminotransferase, translating into MSISERARKASPSPTLAITAKAKQMKADGIDVVSFGAGEPDFDTPQNVKDACIKALQGGMTKYTPTSGTPELKQAICEKLKRDNGLEYKPSQIIASIGAKHSLYNVMLALCDPGDEVIIPAPYWVSYPEMVKLADGVPVYVQTDESTGFRMTPEMLRAAITPKTKALVLNSPSNPTGAIYDPSAIEHIAKIAVENGVYVISDEIYEKLVYGDNRQVSIASFGEEIKKLTLTVNGLSKSHSMTGWRVGYTAGEQDIISGMSRIQDHSTSNPVSFVQAGAIEALIGPQDAVEEMRQAFDERRKVIVDGLNAIPGVVCPNPGGAFYVFPNVSAYYGKSFDGKTVSGSDSFGEFLLNEAKVAVIPGSGFGADQNVRLSYATSMENIKKGVARIGEAVVKLSG; encoded by the coding sequence TTGTCTATTTCAGAGAGAGCCCGCAAGGCCAGCCCGTCGCCGACCCTTGCCATCACTGCCAAAGCGAAGCAAATGAAAGCCGACGGCATTGACGTTGTCAGCTTCGGAGCCGGCGAGCCGGATTTCGACACTCCGCAGAACGTAAAGGATGCATGCATCAAGGCGCTTCAAGGGGGTATGACGAAGTATACCCCGACCTCGGGAACGCCCGAGCTGAAGCAGGCCATCTGCGAAAAGCTCAAGAGAGACAACGGACTCGAGTACAAGCCCTCGCAGATCATTGCCTCGATCGGTGCGAAGCACTCTCTCTACAACGTCATGCTCGCCCTGTGCGACCCCGGCGACGAAGTGATCATTCCCGCGCCGTACTGGGTGAGCTATCCGGAGATGGTCAAGCTCGCGGATGGTGTTCCTGTCTACGTGCAGACCGACGAGAGCACAGGCTTCCGCATGACCCCCGAGATGCTCCGAGCGGCGATTACGCCCAAAACGAAGGCGCTCGTGCTCAATAGCCCAAGCAATCCGACCGGCGCGATCTACGATCCGTCGGCGATCGAGCATATCGCGAAGATCGCGGTCGAGAATGGTGTCTACGTGATCTCCGACGAGATCTACGAGAAGCTGGTCTATGGCGACAACAGGCAAGTCAGCATCGCCTCGTTCGGCGAGGAGATCAAGAAGCTTACGCTGACCGTCAACGGCCTCTCGAAGAGCCACTCGATGACCGGTTGGCGTGTCGGATATACGGCGGGCGAGCAGGATATCATCAGCGGCATGTCCCGCATCCAGGACCACAGCACCTCGAACCCCGTGTCGTTCGTACAGGCCGGTGCTATCGAGGCGTTGATCGGCCCGCAGGACGCGGTCGAGGAGATGCGTCAGGCGTTTGACGAGCGGCGGAAGGTCATCGTTGACGGCCTGAATGCAATCCCCGGAGTCGTCTGCCCGAATCCCGGCGGCGCGTTCTACGTCTTCCCGAACGTCTCGGCGTACTACGGCAAGTCGTTTGACGGCAAGACGGTGAGCGGTTCTGACTCGTTCGGAGAGTTCCTGCTGAACGAGGCGAAGGTGGCGGTTATCCCGGGATCCGGCTTCGGCGCTGACCAGAACGTCCGCCTGTCGTACGCCACTTCGATGGAGAACATCAAGAAGGGTGTTGCGCGAATCGGCGAGGCAGTCGTGAAACTGAGCGGATAG
- the fabF gene encoding beta-ketoacyl-ACP synthase II — translation MDRRRVAVTGMGAITPIGHGHEAFWKALLGGVSGAGPITHFDASEYTTRIAAEVNDFDPEQYMERKEARRMDRFVQFSVAATRLAIEDSRLDLESTDLDRVGVLIGSGIGGTNTWEEQHRTLLERGPGRVSPFFVPMLISDMASGQISIIYGAKGPNFAVVTACATATHAIGEAAEIIRRGAADVMIAGGSEAAIAPLSVAGFCSMKALSTRNDDPARASRPFDLNRDGFVMGEGAGTLILEALDHARARGASIYGELIGYGMSGDAFHITAPAPEGEGAARSMAAAISNAGLKPADIDYINAHGTSTDANDKLETAAIKTVFGAHAPKVPISATKSMTGHLLGAGGAVESIACLCAIRDGIVHPTINYETPDPECDLDYVPNTARKLDVRVAMSNSFGFGGHNATLVFARCD, via the coding sequence ATGGATAGAAGAAGGGTCGCAGTTACGGGAATGGGGGCGATCACCCCGATCGGCCACGGGCACGAAGCCTTCTGGAAGGCGCTGCTGGGCGGCGTCTCCGGGGCCGGGCCCATTACCCACTTCGACGCGTCCGAATATACCACTCGCATCGCCGCCGAAGTCAATGACTTCGATCCTGAGCAGTACATGGAGCGAAAAGAAGCTCGACGGATGGACCGTTTCGTCCAGTTCTCCGTCGCCGCCACAAGACTCGCCATTGAGGACTCGCGGCTCGATCTTGAGTCCACGGATCTGGACCGGGTCGGTGTCCTTATCGGCTCCGGCATCGGCGGTACCAACACTTGGGAGGAACAGCATCGGACGCTGCTCGAGCGAGGTCCCGGCCGCGTAAGTCCGTTCTTCGTCCCGATGCTCATATCCGACATGGCTTCCGGCCAGATCTCAATCATCTACGGTGCAAAGGGCCCGAATTTCGCCGTCGTCACCGCCTGCGCGACGGCCACGCACGCGATTGGAGAGGCCGCGGAGATCATCCGGCGCGGCGCGGCCGATGTGATGATAGCCGGCGGTTCGGAGGCCGCGATCGCCCCGCTGTCCGTTGCGGGGTTCTGCTCGATGAAGGCCCTCAGCACCCGAAACGATGATCCGGCGCGCGCCAGCCGTCCGTTCGACCTGAACCGCGACGGCTTTGTGATGGGCGAGGGCGCCGGGACTCTGATCCTGGAAGCGCTGGATCACGCGCGTGCCCGGGGGGCGAGTATCTACGGCGAACTCATCGGCTACGGAATGAGCGGCGATGCCTTTCACATAACGGCTCCAGCTCCGGAAGGCGAGGGAGCGGCCAGGTCAATGGCTGCTGCGATCTCCAACGCCGGTCTGAAGCCTGCGGACATTGACTATATCAACGCGCACGGCACGTCCACCGACGCAAACGACAAGCTCGAGACCGCTGCGATCAAGACCGTCTTCGGCGCGCACGCCCCGAAGGTTCCGATAAGCGCGACTAAGTCCATGACCGGGCACCTGCTCGGCGCGGGCGGCGCGGTCGAGTCAATCGCGTGCCTCTGCGCGATCAGAGACGGCATCGTGCATCCGACGATCAACTACGAAACGCCCGACCCCGAATGCGATCTCGACTACGTTCCGAACACGGCACGCAAGCTGGATGTCCGTGTCGCGATGTCAAACTCGTTCGGATTCGGCGGGCACAATGCAACGCTGGTCTTCGCGCGCTGTGATTAG
- the acpP gene encoding acyl carrier protein has product MPTFDRVKKVVVEQLDVNEEEVTSDASFVDDLGADSLDVVELVMGLEEEFDIEIPDEDAEKITTVADAVGYIEEKAKV; this is encoded by the coding sequence GTGCCAACATTCGATCGCGTAAAGAAGGTTGTCGTGGAGCAGCTTGACGTCAACGAGGAAGAGGTTACCTCAGACGCTTCATTCGTGGATGATCTGGGAGCCGATTCCCTCGACGTTGTCGAACTGGTCATGGGTCTCGAGGAGGAGTTCGATATCGAGATCCCTGACGAGGACGCTGAGAAGATCACGACCGTTGCCGATGCCGTAGGCTACATCGAGGAGAAAGCCAAGGTCTAG
- the fabG gene encoding 3-oxoacyl-[acyl-carrier-protein] reductase, which produces MKLQGKVAIVTGAGREGKGIGRYVALALASEGADIVIADYVVEAAEAVADEVRKAGRRAIAVRADVALPADCDAIVQRALDELGGVDVLVNNAGITRDALIPRMSEQEWDSVIATNLKGTFNCTKAVTRTMLKQRSGKIVNVASVMGIIGNPGQANYSASKGGVIALTKTAARELGSRGINVNAVAPGFIQTAMTDDLPESIRESISGQIPLNRLGTSEDVARLIVFLCTEDSSYITGQVVNVDGGMVM; this is translated from the coding sequence TTGAAACTGCAGGGCAAAGTTGCTATAGTGACCGGAGCGGGCCGGGAGGGCAAGGGCATCGGCCGATACGTGGCCCTCGCGCTTGCCTCCGAGGGGGCCGACATCGTCATCGCCGACTATGTCGTCGAGGCCGCAGAAGCCGTCGCCGACGAGGTGCGGAAGGCCGGCAGAAGAGCGATCGCGGTCCGGGCCGATGTCGCGCTTCCCGCCGACTGTGATGCGATCGTCCAGCGCGCGCTCGACGAGCTCGGCGGTGTGGACGTTCTCGTGAACAACGCGGGGATCACGCGCGATGCGCTCATCCCGCGGATGTCCGAGCAGGAATGGGATTCGGTGATCGCCACCAATCTGAAAGGCACGTTCAACTGCACGAAGGCGGTCACGCGCACCATGCTCAAACAGCGCAGCGGAAAGATCGTGAATGTCGCGTCCGTCATGGGTATCATCGGCAACCCCGGTCAGGCGAACTACTCGGCTTCGAAGGGCGGAGTGATTGCGCTGACGAAGACGGCGGCTCGCGAGCTCGGGAGCCGAGGGATCAACGTCAACGCCGTGGCGCCGGGCTTTATCCAGACGGCGATGACCGACGATCTTCCTGAGAGCATAAGGGAGAGTATATCGGGTCAGATTCCTCTGAACAGACTCGGAACTTCCGAGGACGTTGCAAGGCTGATAGTGTTTCTCTGCACCGAAGATTCGAGCTATATCACTGGTCAAGTCGTGAACGTTGACGGTGGGATGGTAATGTAA
- the fabD gene encoding ACP S-malonyltransferase: protein MTRLAFVFPGQGSQSVGMGKDLHDRFPVVRDVFDAADCTLGFPLSGLCFDGPEEDLRLTSNTQPALFTVSVAVLRLLESEGIRPDVVAGHSIGEYAALVAARAAAFENALRLVRRRGELMQAAGVKYPGTMAAVIGLSADQVREICSRAQEVGIVDVANYNSPGQVVISGEARAVEAASGYASEAGAKRVMPLNVSGAFHSRLMQPAADELAAELAATAIVDADIPVVANATADYVRSADEIRSALSKQIAGSVRWEESILKMVSDGIGGFVEVGPGKVLGGLIKRTTDSADVANVGDVESLEAFVGHWRGAKQS, encoded by the coding sequence ATGACGAGACTCGCGTTCGTATTCCCGGGACAGGGATCGCAGTCCGTCGGCATGGGCAAGGATTTGCATGATCGTTTCCCGGTGGTGCGCGATGTCTTCGACGCCGCGGACTGCACTCTGGGTTTCCCGCTCAGCGGGCTCTGTTTCGATGGACCGGAGGAGGACTTGCGCCTCACGTCGAACACTCAGCCGGCGCTCTTCACGGTCAGTGTGGCGGTTCTGCGTCTGCTGGAATCCGAGGGTATCCGGCCGGATGTCGTCGCGGGACACAGCATCGGAGAGTATGCGGCGCTGGTTGCGGCTCGTGCGGCCGCTTTTGAGAACGCCCTCCGGCTCGTGCGCAGGAGGGGCGAACTCATGCAGGCCGCTGGAGTGAAGTATCCCGGAACGATGGCCGCCGTGATAGGCCTGAGCGCGGATCAGGTTCGCGAGATATGCAGTAGAGCGCAGGAGGTCGGCATCGTAGATGTGGCGAACTACAACTCACCAGGTCAGGTGGTCATATCCGGCGAGGCAAGGGCCGTCGAGGCGGCGTCCGGCTATGCGTCCGAGGCCGGCGCGAAGCGGGTGATGCCGCTCAACGTCAGCGGTGCGTTTCACTCCAGGTTGATGCAGCCGGCGGCCGACGAGCTTGCTGCGGAACTGGCTGCGACCGCGATCGTAGACGCCGATATTCCGGTAGTCGCAAACGCCACGGCGGATTATGTGCGGTCGGCTGATGAAATCCGCTCCGCGCTCTCGAAACAGATCGCGGGAAGCGTCCGATGGGAGGAGTCAATCCTCAAGATGGTCTCGGATGGCATCGGCGGGTTTGTGGAGGTCGGTCCGGGCAAGGTGCTCGGCGGTCTGATCAAGCGCACGACCGACTCGGCCGATGTCGCAAACGTTGGCGACGTCGAATCGCTCGAAGCATTCGTCGGTCATTGGAGAGGAGCTAAGCAGTCTTGA
- a CDS encoding ketoacyl-ACP synthase III yields the protein MAAELRSAGIVGIGSYAPPKVLTNADLEKIVDTTDEWIVTRSGIRERRIVNEGTPASDLALEASRKALDSAGLAPEDLDLIICATVTGDMPFPATSCVIQQKLGITNTPAFDLQAGCSGWVYAVTTATQFVRTGAYDRVLVIGVDILTSVTDWTDRGTCVLFGDGAGAAIVAPVDDGAGVLATHLGADGSGADLLKIEAGGSKLRTSEETVRNRLHLIKMEGREVFKFAVKIQGEASLKALEACGLTTDDVDLFVPHQANIRIMESAAQRLGLAPEKVFINVDRYGNTSAASIPLALDEAYTTGRVKKGDLVVTVGFGAGLTWAAAVVKWTL from the coding sequence ATGGCAGCCGAACTACGCAGTGCCGGCATCGTAGGCATAGGATCATACGCGCCGCCCAAGGTGCTGACGAACGCCGATCTGGAGAAGATCGTCGACACGACCGACGAATGGATCGTCACGCGAAGCGGGATAAGAGAACGTCGGATCGTTAACGAGGGTACTCCGGCTTCGGACCTTGCCTTGGAAGCATCCAGGAAGGCTCTCGACTCGGCGGGGCTTGCTCCCGAGGATCTCGATCTCATCATCTGCGCCACCGTCACGGGAGACATGCCGTTCCCTGCTACCTCCTGCGTCATTCAGCAGAAGCTCGGCATTACCAATACCCCGGCATTCGACCTCCAGGCGGGATGCTCCGGCTGGGTCTACGCAGTCACCACAGCAACTCAATTCGTTCGCACGGGCGCCTACGACAGAGTTCTCGTGATCGGAGTTGACATCCTTACCAGCGTCACCGACTGGACCGACCGAGGCACCTGCGTGCTGTTTGGCGACGGCGCCGGCGCTGCGATAGTCGCTCCTGTGGATGACGGCGCCGGCGTGCTGGCGACCCACCTCGGCGCGGATGGCTCGGGCGCCGATCTGCTCAAGATAGAAGCCGGCGGCTCAAAACTGCGCACGTCTGAGGAAACCGTCCGCAACCGCCTTCACTTGATCAAGATGGAGGGGCGAGAGGTCTTCAAGTTCGCCGTCAAGATTCAGGGAGAAGCTTCCCTCAAGGCGCTGGAAGCATGCGGTCTCACAACTGACGATGTGGATCTGTTCGTGCCTCATCAGGCGAATATCCGCATCATGGAGTCCGCAGCGCAGAGGCTCGGTCTTGCGCCTGAGAAGGTCTTCATCAATGTTGACAGATACGGCAACACCTCGGCTGCCTCGATCCCGCTTGCTCTCGATGAGGCCTATACGACCGGCAGGGTCAAGAAGGGTGATCTCGTTGTGACGGTCGGCTTCGGCGCCGGTCTCACGTGGGCGGCTGCGGTTGTGAAGTGGACGCTATGA
- the plsX gene encoding phosphate acyltransferase PlsX: MRIAVDAMGGDYAPLEIVKGAVEAAHQHGISVTLVGHRSRIEAELAKYPSAGAKVEVVHASEAIAMDDSPTNAVRRKDSSLVVAANLVNSGEAQAMVSAGNTGAAMAVATLKLGRIPGIERPAIASMIPSAKCRVVLLDAGANVDCDVHNLLQFAMMGATYAERVFGVSEPRVGLLSIGEEPSKGDKLTKGANLRLSESDLNFIGNVEGKEIFRGAADVVVCDGFAGNITLKVTEGVAEFLVAVLKEEVERSILARLGVLLMGSALRRARVYLDYAEYGGAPLLGTNGICTISHGRSSARAIRNAIRAAASAVESDVVGCITAAVRQKELVAG, from the coding sequence ATGAGAATCGCGGTTGACGCAATGGGCGGCGACTACGCCCCGCTCGAGATCGTCAAGGGAGCCGTCGAAGCAGCTCATCAGCACGGCATTTCCGTGACACTGGTGGGGCATCGCAGCCGGATCGAGGCCGAGTTGGCCAAGTATCCCTCGGCCGGAGCGAAGGTTGAGGTCGTTCACGCCTCCGAGGCGATTGCGATGGACGACAGCCCGACCAACGCCGTCCGACGCAAGGATTCGTCGCTCGTGGTTGCAGCGAACCTGGTCAATTCGGGAGAAGCTCAGGCCATGGTCAGCGCCGGAAACACCGGGGCAGCCATGGCCGTCGCTACTCTCAAGCTCGGGCGCATACCGGGCATCGAGCGCCCGGCCATCGCGTCCATGATCCCATCCGCCAAGTGCCGGGTCGTCCTCCTGGATGCGGGCGCAAACGTGGACTGCGACGTCCACAATCTCCTTCAGTTTGCCATGATGGGGGCGACGTACGCCGAGCGAGTCTTCGGCGTGTCAGAGCCTCGAGTCGGGCTCCTGAGCATCGGCGAGGAGCCATCCAAGGGCGACAAGCTCACAAAGGGCGCCAATCTGCGGCTCTCCGAATCGGACCTGAACTTCATCGGCAACGTCGAGGGCAAGGAGATCTTCCGCGGCGCCGCCGACGTTGTGGTCTGCGACGGATTCGCCGGGAATATCACCCTGAAGGTCACCGAAGGCGTGGCCGAGTTTCTGGTCGCCGTCCTCAAGGAAGAAGTCGAACGCAGCATCCTCGCCAGACTCGGTGTTCTGCTGATGGGTTCGGCCCTCAGACGCGCCCGCGTCTACCTCGACTATGCAGAGTACGGCGGAGCGCCTCTGCTCGGGACCAACGGCATCTGCACAATCAGCCACGGACGTTCAAGCGCCCGCGCGATCCGGAACGCGATCCGGGCCGCCGCGTCCGCCGTAGAGAGCGACGTGGTCGGATGCATAACCGCGGCGGTTCGACAGAAGGAACTTGTCGCCGGTTAG
- the rpmF gene encoding 50S ribosomal protein L32, giving the protein MPLPKRRHSRTRGAKRRTHYKLVAPNVVDCPRCHAPRLPHHVCPSCGFYNGRLVLEVKEKEED; this is encoded by the coding sequence TTGCCGTTACCTAAGAGAAGACATTCCCGAACTCGCGGTGCCAAGCGCCGGACTCACTACAAGCTGGTCGCCCCGAATGTGGTGGACTGCCCGCGGTGCCATGCGCCCCGCCTGCCGCATCACGTCTGCCCGAGCTGCGGCTTCTACAACGGACGTTTGGTCCTGGAAGTCAAGGAGAAGGAAGAAGACTAG
- a CDS encoding DUF177 domain-containing protein — protein sequence MKLDLSEITQHIGMRSVQEIDEPCFPEDAELTCVSPLRGRVDLTNTGTLLLVRGKVGAEVRQQCGRCLSDLTLPVEADIDEQFRLVHIGDSVVAVADDEESELVANNILDLEELIRQNMLVGIPISPVCSPECRGLCPTCGSNLNQGECGCPQEPVESPFQALAGLLEEESPEDS from the coding sequence ATGAAACTCGATCTCTCGGAGATCACTCAGCACATTGGCATGCGCTCGGTGCAGGAGATTGACGAACCCTGTTTTCCGGAGGATGCCGAGCTGACCTGCGTCTCACCGCTCAGAGGGCGAGTGGATTTGACGAACACTGGCACTCTGCTTCTCGTCAGGGGCAAGGTGGGCGCCGAAGTCCGCCAGCAGTGCGGCCGCTGCCTGAGCGACTTGACGTTGCCAGTCGAAGCGGACATAGACGAGCAGTTCCGTCTGGTGCATATCGGGGATTCTGTTGTGGCCGTCGCCGACGACGAAGAGTCGGAACTCGTCGCGAACAACATACTGGACCTGGAGGAACTGATCAGGCAGAATATGCTGGTCGGGATTCCGATAAGCCCGGTCTGCTCGCCGGAGTGCAGGGGCCTCTGTCCCACGTGCGGGAGCAATCTGAACCAGGGCGAATGCGGTTGCCCGCAGGAGCCCGTCGAGTCCCCGTTCCAGGCACTAGCCGGACTCCTCGAAGAGGAATCGCCGGAGGATTCTTAG